The proteins below come from a single Myxocyprinus asiaticus isolate MX2 ecotype Aquarium Trade chromosome 28, UBuf_Myxa_2, whole genome shotgun sequence genomic window:
- the LOC127418499 gene encoding amphoterin-induced protein 3-like: protein MTSISCTVLISLLVRFSWASCPHGCLCTSDILNCGSLGLDRFSSPISFTTSVLDLSHNRLTWLAAGTFYGLPRLHTLHMSHNHISLLSPGAFHNISSLRYLDLSSNKLQVVGKYNFQDLLELEVLLLYNNRLTRVESNTLMGLSNLRKVYLSLNQITDFPFFTVRKQSHPNLVSLDLSSNRLFRLPMDDIVLLPVVVQRGLFLHNNSLECDCSVYRLFWHWEQKGYASVKDYKEDYTCLMYGEPQISIHFLRTSQLFENCTIGKMISLISPKTDKVVYEGEQVRLDCTGTLNGEDLSYSWIIPHQENISQLIQNGTLRLNKDGSLDIIAAQSTDSGVYLCTAVDNTRMINESREVNLTVLAQRSMEEPFNTGYTTLLGCVVTLVLILMYLYLTPCHCGCCKPPPPSPAISTFGEDRCTLASIFAAPSTGDRLRGKSQSDRHVVFLEPLMEGENGQLKEAFVVEHSIIQWDTENVTICKDRYDSE from the coding sequence ATGACCTCTATATCTTGTACGGTTTTGATCTCACTCTTGGTTCGGTTCTCGTGGGCCAGCTGTCCTCATGGCTGCCTGTGCACCTCTGACATCCTAAATTGTGGCTCGCTGGGTCTGGACCGATTTTCCTCTCCAATATCTTTCACAACTTCTGTCCTGGATCTCAGTCATAACAGACTAACCTGGCTGGCAGCAGGCACCTTCTATGGGCTCCCAAGGCTGCACACTTTGCATATGTCCCATAACCACATCTCGTTGCTCAGCCCAGGAGCTTTCCATAACATAAGCAGTCTACGATATCTGGACCTCTCCTCCAACAAATTACAGGTGGTGGGGAAGTACAACTTTCAGGACCTGTTGGAGTTGGAGGTGTTGTTGCTCTACAACAACCGCCTTACCCGTGTGGAAAGCAACACCTTAATGGGGCTCAGCAATCTCAGAAAGGTTTACCTCAGCCTCAACCAGATCACCGACTTCCCTTTCTTCACAGTTCGCAAGCAAAGCCATCCCAACCTGGTGTCGCTAGACCTCTCCTCCAACCGCCTGTTTCGATTACCTATGGATGACATTGTGTTGTTGCCTGTGGTAGTGCAAAGAGGCCTATTCCTGCACAACAACAGCCTGGAGTGTGATTGCTCTGTATATCGCTTGTTCTGGCATTGGGAACAGAAGGGATATGCAAGCGTGAAAGACTACAAGGAGGACTATACGTGTCTGATGTACGGCGAGCCTCAAATATCAATTCATTTTCTGCGCACCTCTCAGTTATTCGAGAACTGTACAATAGGGAAGATGATATCCCTCATCTCCCCAAAGACTGATAAAGTTGTGTACGAGGGAGAACAAGTAAGACTGGACTGCACTGGAACCCTGAATGGGGAAGATCTCTCCtacagttggataatcccccatCAAGAGAACATCTCTCAGCTGATTCAGAATGGAACCCTACGTCTGAATAAAGATGGTAGCCTGGATATTATTGCAGCCCAGTCAACAGATTCAGGGGTCTACCTGTGCACTGCTGTGGATAACACCAGGATGATCAATGAATCACGAGAAGTGAACCTTACTGTCTTAGCCCAGCGCTCCATGGAAGAGCCGTTCAACACTGGCTACACCACCCTGTTGGGCTGTGTTGTGACACTTGTACTGATACTCATGTATCTGTATTTAACCCCATGTCACTGTGGTTGCTGTAAACCCCCTCCTCCCTCTCCAGCCATCTCCACCTTCGGGGAAGACAGATGCACTCTGGCCTCTATTTTTGCAGCTCCGTCAACTGGAGATCGACTGAGGGGCAAGTCTCAGTCCGACAGGCATGTAGTGTTTCTTGAGCCACTAATGGAGGGGGAAAACGGCCAACTGAAAGAAGCATTTGTTGTTGAACATTCCATAATTCAATGGGACACAGAAAACGTGACAATTTGCAAAGATAGATATGACTCAGAGTAG